A window of Haloarcula taiwanensis genomic DNA:
CATCCGCGGTGCGTACTCGCCGAACATCAAGGAGCGCCAGGACTGCTCGACGGCGCTTTTCGACGCGTCGGGTCGGATGGTCGCACAGGCGGAACACATCCCGGTACATCTCGGCGCAATGCCCGATGCGGTGGATGTTGTCCTCCAGAAGGACCCGAAGCCGGGTGACGTGTTCATCGTTAACGACCCGTTCGCCGGCGGGACACACCTGCCGGATATCACGCTCGTCTCGACGATAGCACCCAACGACGAAGTGATTGGGTATGCCGTCTCGCGAGCCCATCACGCCGACGTTGGCGGGAGTTCGCCGGGGAGCATGCCGCCGGGCGCACAGGAGATTTACGAGGAAGGGCTCCGCCTGCCTGCCGTCCGACTCGTCGACGGCGGCGAACCCAACGCGGCGGTTCACGACCTCATCCGTGCCAACGTCCGAACGCCTGACGAGCGCGAGGCGGACCTCCGTGCTCAGCGCGCTGCGAACGAACGAGCCGAGGAGCGCATCGGTGAACTTCTCGAAGAACACGGGTCGATCCTGCTTGATGCGTTCGATGCCGTCATCGAGTACTCCCGAGAGCGGGTCGAGGCGGAACTCGACGCGCTCCCGGACGGGACGTATCGAGCGCAGGATATCCTCGAAGGCGACGGCGTGACCGACGATGACATCCCGGTCGAGGTGGCCGTCACGATCGATGAGGCCTCGATTTCCGTCGACTTCGCCGGGACTGCCGAGCAGGTGGCGGGCAACCTGAACGCGCCACTCTCGGTCGCAAAGAGTGCGGTCTACTTCGTCGTCCGGGCCATAACCGACCCGGAGATTCCCCCGAACCACGGCTGTTACGAGCCGGTGTCCGTGTCCGCACCAGAAGGGTCAGTGCTCAACCCGGACGCGCCAGCAGCGGTCGTCGGCGGCAACGTCGAGACGAGCCAGCGCGTCATGGATGTCACGCTGGCGGCGCTCGCCACGGCCGTCCCCGACAGGGTTCCCGCCGGTGGACAGGGGACGATGAACAACCTCATCATCGGCGACCGAACCGGCGATTTCACGTATTACGAGACGATCGGCGGCGGGTTCGGTGCCCGGCCCGAAAAGGACGGGATGGACGGCGTGCAGGTCGGTATGACGAACACGCTCAACACGCCTGTCGAAGCGATGGAGACCGAGTATCCGCTCCGGGTCGAGCGGTACGCGCTGCGTCCGTCGAGTGGCGGCGACGGCCGATACCGTGGCGGACTGGGCCTCGAACGCACGGTCACCGTCGAGACCGACGCAACCGTGTCACTGCTGACTGAGCGCCGACGAACGGCCCCCGATGGAATCGACGGCGGCAAAGACGGCGCGACAGGAGAGAATCTTGTCGACGGCGAGCCAGTGCCCGCGAAGGCGTCCGTTGATGTCGAGGCCGGGTCGACCATCTCCGTCAGAACACCCGGCGGCGGCGGACACGGCAACCCAGCAGAGCGTGACCCGGAAGCCAGGGAACGTGACCGACGCGATGGAAAGGTAGCCGACCGGTGACGTGCGGGTTCAGTTGTCCCAGATAAAGTGCGACCGAGCCACGAAGCGTTTTGTTTCGAGCGTGACTCTCATACGAGGGCAACACGATACTGTGTACTGAAATGAAGGTCCCGGTCGGAATCACGACCCTCCACCTCTCACAGAGGAGTGCGCTTCTGTTGCTCCTTGCCACCGGCCTTCTCGGGTTCGGCGGGTACGACTACGTCCAGCAGTCACAGGCGGTCGGCAACGCTGTAGCCGTCCAGGCGACCATCACCGACGCTCGTGTCGATCGAATGGACGGCGGACGAGGAATCGACTACGAGCCGGAGATTCACTACACGTACCAGTATCAGGGCGAGACATACACCAGCGAGCAGGTGTTCCCGAGTACGGGCGTACGGACGTACTCCGACCGATCGAGGGCGGAGTCGGTGGTCGACTCATACGAGCCGGGTACAACCACCCGCGCGTACGTGTCACCGGCCGATCCAGACGGCGCGTTCCTCATTCGAGAGCGGACGCCGTTCCCACTGCGAGCCATCGCTGCAGGCGGCGTTCTCGCTGCCATCGGCGTGCTGTCCGGACTGGGAGCCAAGAACCCGGGTCAACAGGAGCTACGTCCGGCGAGTGAGAGCCAGCCAGCGCCTCGCGAGTCATGGGTTGTCCGCCACGGCAAGGCTCTCCACCGGCTATCGAAACAGCTTCTCGGGGCCTGCTTCGTCGGGTTCTGGCTCTCGATGGTCACGCTGGTGTTCGGCCTTCTCAACACCCCCGGTGAATTTGGAGGGCCGCCACAGGAGGTGCAGGTGGACCTTCTGGGTCCGGTCGGCCTCCCGATGATCGCAGGGGTCTGCTTCTGGATCGGAATGATCCTCTCACTGTGTCTGTACGCCGTCTGGTCGTTCACCGAGTACCAGCAGCTCCGGCGGCGACTCCCGAACCCGAAGCCGCCACGTCCGTTCAGGCATCCGAGTCGGCTCGTCACGATACTCGGAACCGAAGACGGCGGTTTGAGCGAGTACGGACAGCGTATCCGGCTGACTGGATGGGCAGTGCTGGTTGCTGTCGGGATGGCGGCGACACTGGCATATATACTCTTTACTGCAAGCTAACCGAGTCCCGGCCTAGGACGTATCGGCCGATTGTGCCACCAGCAATGAGCCATCTGCTGTGTCAATGGCTTTCTGCACACCGAGCCAGTTCGTGATAGAGCCGTCGGGACCACTGAGTGGCACTATCGTCACCCGGTTTCTGAAGCGTGTGCCGTCCGCGCGATAGTTCCATAGTTCGACGGTTCGCCGTTCCCAGATGTCGACCCCCTCCTGAAGCGTTGCGACCGCCTCGGGATCCGTCGCTGGTCCCTGCAGCAATCGAAGGTTCTCGCCGCGAAGCGTTGCCAGCGAGTACCCGGTCATCTCCTGGAACGTCTGTGTCGCATATCGGACTGGATTGTCCTGATACGCCGGGCCAGTGAGCGTCAGCCCAAGAGGACCCGTCCCGAGTCGAACCATTTTCGCGATGTATTCTCGCTCGAAAGACGTCACAGAGCTAGTCTCGAACCCATCGAGGGACCGAATGATGTCTGCCGGCGAGTCCTCGGCGTGGTCCGGACCGACAGTCCGGAGCTGGTGTGTTTCGACAAGGTCCGGAAGCCGCCGGCGAAACTGCTCCTCGTCGAGCAGCATGGTTTCGATAAGTGCGTCCCTGAGTGGGGCCATGTTCGCAGTTGCCAGTTCTAGCTTTCGGGGGCACAAACTCCCGTCGGTATCCTGCCAATGGCTGCTCGGACCTGCCATTCATGCTGATGCAGCACCTGTTACAGATACGCGCTTGCCTCTACAATGTCTGAACGCGAGTACCCGGTGGTCGGCCTCCCGACACCCAGCGAGACATACGGCCCCAGCGATGCTGTTGCCCTCCAACTCGATGCGCTGGCAACGAACGACGAGCCATGTGACAACGCGGGGATCATGACGGCGTACAATTTCGCCTCCCCGGCTAACCGCCGCTCGACTGGTCCCCTCGACCGGTTCATAGCCATGGTCCAGTCACCGCAGTACCGCCCGATGATCGACTTCGAGGAGGCCGTGCGAGGCCCCATCGAGCAAGACGAGAACTACGCTGAGCAGCGGGTGACGATTACGGGACCGGATGGACGGACAACCACCTACGAGTTCGGTCTGTCAGTGCAGTCCGTCGGTGAGTTCCGAGGGTGCTGGCAAACCGACCGTGTTGTCGTGGTCTGATCGGTGGCAGCGGCAACTGAGTCAGTGACCTGTAACGTTTGTGAGCGGGGCTGCAAAAGCTACGACCAGTTTCGCCCGCTCGAATGTTCTTTCGATCTATCTCATACGCTTTTCCTCAGAGAACGCGCTACAGGTGTCTGCCTGCCAGCCACAGAGCAGTGACATGGGTACTTTCCTTCGGTTGGAACAGCCACCGCAGAGCCGCGTCAAACACAGGCGAGCAATAGGGTATATTTGAAATGGTTACCGTCAAAGGGTACGGTATGAGGATTTCTATCGTCGGAGGGGGATTCGCAGGGCTGGCAGCAGCGCAACTGGCTGAAGGGGTTACGTCGGACGTACAGCTCTACGATAAGGGCGCATACAGCGGTGATCGAAGAGGGGCTTGGGGGGAGATGGTCTGGGACTACTCGCGGCTCCCTCTAGATCGACATGTGCCAGGGTACGTTAGAGAGGCTAATACCGGGATATTTGTCGGTTCCAGTGGGAAAACAGCTGTAACTGTTCCTGATGGCGTTATTTTGAACAGAGGAGAGTTAGAGAAACACTGGGCAGGCACGCTCGAACGGACAGAGATTGTAGAGAACGCAGAAGTCGACGAAGCAGAGTTTCGGAGGCTATCTGCGGAGTCGGATTTACTGATTGATGCCACTGGTCAGTTCCCGATCTCACGCCGGTTTACGTCCCTGTCGTATGACGTAGCGTGTCCGACGCTGAGCGGGAGGATAGAGGCTGACTTCTCCCATCTGTATCCTGAGCCAAGAGCACTTGCGTACGAGAATTACTTCCTCTGGATCGTGCCACAGTCACCGGAGGAGGCAACTGTCGGCCTCGGCTGTCGAGAGGACAAGCCCCCTGCCGAGCTGTACGAAGATATGCGACAGTTGCTTGCAGAAATCGAAATCGAGCCCCCAGAGCGTGAGGCCCTGTACGGCGGCACTGATGTCTCAAACGGGTTGCGGAGTCTCTCACACTGTTCGTACGAGCTCAACGACTGCACAGTGCATATCGCGGGTGACGCCATCGGATTGGCAAACCGCCTGACGGGCTTCGGAATGATACATGCGGCACAGTCCGGCCGAGCTGCTGTGCGGTCCTTCGTGCAAGGGAATTCGTATAAACGCAGGTTGTTGTGCCAGAACTTCTGGACGAAAGCAGTTACTGGTGTGGCTTCACCCATCCATCACACCATCGGGTTAGACGGAATAGCTCGGTTGGCAAAGTCGGACATCGAGTATCAGGAGAGCTTTGAACCGCAGCAGCCAGCAGATATTCTGGGCGCTGTTCGAACCTTCATATAGAGCCACCAATCACTGTTAGACACGCAGTCGGCCAGAGAGCGGTGTTCGGTCGGGAGGCGTAGAGACTTGGTACATAGTGTCGCTTAATTTATAGGTAAGTCTTATTCGCTACCGATACTCTGCTCTTGTCTGTCTGAGGAGTGATAATCTGTCTCACGACTAATCAGCGGCGACTGCCTGAGCAGTCAGCGTAGCACAGATAGAGATAGTCCGTCCCAGCTCGCCACACCAGCTATGAAGGCTAATCCGACACCATATCTATTAAATATAGCTACCTTTTATAGTCAAGCAATGTATCCAGTTGGAACAGCTATACAGCATATCTAAGTAGTATAGCTAGAAATTGTAGCTAGCAAAGAAGTTCGGATAAGTCAGCGGGGAAGAATAGCCAGTAGATGCAGCTACTAATGCTGGCCCTGTGCGATAGTTTGCCCACGCAGAGATAGAGTCAAGTACAGCAAACAGGTCACCTGTAGAGGGCAAAGAGCGGTCGTAGTTCTACTCAGTATAGAAGAACCGATAAGACATTAGCGAGAGGGGGCTGACTGCTCCCAGTCGTACCCCCACTCGCGGAGCTTTTCCGCGACAAGGTCCGGATTGTCCATAGCGACGACAAGGGCAGCCTCCAGCGCGTCAGTCTTGTATACATCCTCGCCGACTGCATCTTCTAGATTCCGGAGGAAGGTGGACTCCCGCTCCTCGACCTCAGGCCGAATAAAAATCGGCCGTTGCTTGCGGTCTTGCTTGACTGAATCACGCCGGAATTTGTATGGGATGTCTGGCTGGGTCGTAGTTTCGACGGCAGGAGATTCGGTTTCGGTAGCTGGCACCTCATCCTGCTGGTCATCCGCTTCCGGCTCTGTATCTGTGTCCGCCTCTGCGAACGGATCGTCACCTGAGCCGGATTTCATGCTGTTGCCTCCTGCTCTCGGGTCTGTCGGAGGCGTGCAGCCAGCTTTTCGAACTGCTCTAGCGTTTCGATTTCATAGTCACGTTCCCGGCTCCGGTGTTCTTCGATGTATTTGAACGCCGAACACTGTTTTCGCCAACATCCCTCAAGCAGGGACGTCCGCTCGCGGAACACGACCGGAATGTCATACGACTCAGCCCGGAGCCGTTTGAGCATCTCTTCCTGATCGTTCGTACCTTTGAATCGATTCGGCACAGCAGCTAGCACGCCCACGTTGATATCTAACGTGTCTTCGAGTCCAGTAACGAGGTCTGCAAGGCCCTCGACAGACTGCTGGCCCTTCCCGCTCGGTTCGAACGGGATGACCAGATTCCGCGTGGCGTGCAACGCGTTGTACAGTTTCACATCCGCAGTCGCAGGCGGGTCGATAATAACAGTATCATACTCGGACGGAACGCCCGCGTCTTTTAGCACACGAAGCAGTTGGACGTTCGGGTTCCAGTTTTCGCCGAAATCCGCTGCCTCTTCTTCGCGCCGCCGCAGATGTTTTGAGAGGACCTCCAGGGAGTTGTGTGCAGGGAGGACGTCGACGCCCTCGGAACTTTCAATGAGATCAGCGAACGGCCCCCGTGGCCGTTCGACGAGGTGTCGAACTAAACTGTCGGCCTCTGAGTCCGTTCGGCGGTCCGCGACATCGAACAGGAATGAAAGGCTCCCCTCCTGTGGATCCATATCTATTGCCAGTACGTCGTGACCAGCGCGAGCGTCGGCGACAGCGAGGTTCGCCGCCATCGTTGTCTTGCCGACACCGCCGGCCTCGCTGTACACGGTGTAGGTCAGCATACTATATCGGATTCGCCGCACAGATATAAAGATTAGTCAGACGGTATAGCTATATGGTATAGCTACGGAAGGTACCTTTCTGCTTCCACACAACTGTTCCGTTCCCGCGAGCGGTTACTCAGTGAATAACCCTGCGAGTGTCTCGTGCATCTCTGCCCGCCGGTGAGATCGGGCCTCAGACTCGGAAAGATAGTTATCAAGGACGACCTGTGCGGATGCCGAACCCTGCTCAGCCGCAACATCTTCGAACCGATCCGCAACTCGTCTGACAGCAGCACCGTATGTGGTATACCAGAATCGACGACCCGTTTTCGGCGTCGGCGTGGCGCCATCAACGGTGATGTCTGCGGCCTCAGCCACTGACTTGAACCGACGACGGACGGTTTCAGCAGTTAAATGACCACTAGCCGCGGATGGAGAGGGCAGAAGATATCCAGACCACTCTGAATCAGCAAGCGCCTCTATACGTCGCTCTACGGTCTCCAGACCGGCCAGCAGAGCCACCGTCCCGGGGCCGTTTTTCCGCTCGCCATCACCGAACTCTATGTACGGATGGGAGTCATCATCCGGATCGAGGTTGAGCTGTCGGATGTGGAGCGATGCGACTTCACTCGGCCGCAGCCCCCATCCGCAACATGCAACCACAATGAATCGGTCGCGTAACTCAGACGCCGCTGTATATAGGCGCTGGACAGCGTCTCTATCGAGTGCTTGGTTATCCCATGATGGAGTCGTATCCCACCCAAACCGGATTTCGAGGTCAGCGAGCGGGTTGTACGCGGCAGTGCCGAACATCACCAGGTGCTTGTAGAACTGCCGTGTGTCCTGAACGTATTTACGGCGTGATGCGAGCGTCGTCAGAGCCTCATCCAGTTGGTCAAGTGCGTCAAACGTCGCTGCAACCCTATCCATTTCTGCAACACGTTCATCGGGATTCTCCAGCGGTGCGAGCAGATCTTTTGTATCGTGGATATTGGTATATACTTTCATGTAGCGTCGCAAAATCGACCGACGTGTCTCGATCGTCGCATCAGCGCGCCCTCGTCGAGTCGAAAGTTCAGCGAGGTATTCCTCGACGGCTCGCTGTGTATTGTCAGCCAGGAACTCGAATGACCCCGATTCAATCGGTGCTTCCGGCACCCCAATTTCATCGTAGAACTGCCCCGGAGATAGGTCAAACCGGCGCTGGAGGTGCTTGACGAATCCCGGAAACTGTCGGTTTAGCCATGCGTATGTGGGGGTTTCAGCTGTTGGATTGAAGCCATCCTCTTTCATCGCCGGCACAACGGCCTCACGATAGAATGATTTGCAATCGGCCAAGTCCATCGTTGAATAGCGAACTTCGGTCATTGGTCTGAGTGGGTGGGCAGTGTGCTGTCCCTACTGGGTACTCTGAGCCGCCGGAATTTCGTATGTATCGTATTTCAGTCGCAGTACTAATAATTTGTCTTGTGTTGTTTTCTGCATGAGAAACCCATAACAAGACAGATACCGGGATCTGGAGACGGAAATAATATAAACTGCATATAGCTATACTAAATTTGTCCCCAGAAGATGAACTACAGGACTATAGCACCGCCAGGATGCACGATATCAGCTGAACCACCGAACTCGACACACTCGGGTCAGGACACCGCTTCAAGTTAGGAACCCAACTCGATTTGTGTATTTAAAGAAATCAGGCCAGTGCTGCCGCTCACCACCACTCTACCTCTGTCGTCTTGGACCGTGACTACCCGATCCCAGTCTCCTTCTTCAACAATGTGAGCGTAGTATCCGCAGTCACGATCGGGGAATGCCCGTACTTACCCGTCAACTCGACCTAGACTAAGAGATCGACCCGCCAAATCGAGTACAGCAGACGGGCGAATGCGAACTAAAAGAACCGAAGGAGCAAATTCTTCGATGTTGTCGCTGCTATGAATCGCTTGATGCTCCGGTAGCTCGCACAGGCGTCTTCGGGAACGGCGTAGCCGCCGGTCAGCTCGGCGATCCGGTCGAGGCGGACGGCCGTTCCGGCGAGGTCGTCCTCGAAGCCCCGGATCGCTTCGCGGAGCCGGGCTGCTTCGTCGTCGGAAAGCGACTCCGAGCGATCAAGTTTCCCAATGACAGGGAACAACTCGTCTTTCTCTTCTTCGGTGTGCTCGTGCATCTCCGCCGCGAGGTCGGGGAACGTCGATTCGACCGCCGCCAGCTCGGGGTGGGTCTCCCCGTGGACCCGGTTCACCTTCGCCACGAGGGTCTCAAGCGCGGGCAGTTCCTCACGGAGATAGTCGTGGTGGGTCTCGACGACGTGGTCAGCTAGGTCCGCGAGTCCACTCCAGTCGTAGTCGTCGCCAGCGTCCGGTCGCCGTCACAACAGTAGTCCAGCCCGAGGGACTCGAACACCCGGGCGTAGGTGGGCACCTCCTCAACGAGCGATGCAAGTGTTCGGTCGGGATCAGTGTCAGTCATACGTTGGAGTCGATGGCCTCTCTGGGTCAGTCAGAACGGCGCGTCGGGCGTCTCATCGGTGGCTCCCTGTCCGACAGCCAAGCTGGGGTCGCCAGCCTCGGACTTACCGATCAGTACCCGGAACTCGCCGGGCTACTTCTGGCGGTACTCCCAGCGGAACTCCGATCCCGCCTCAGCGTCGAACTGGTGGTACAGCGGCTTGGGGTCGTGGTCGTTCACGAACATGAATGCTTCCCCAGTGTCGAGTTTGGCGTAGGCTTCGAAGATTTGCTCGTGGCGCTGGGCAGGAGGCAAATCTCGAACGTCGAGTTCTCGCGTAATCTCTCTGTCTTCAGCAACTGTCGTCGACGTCGCATTCTCCTGCACATCGTCAGACTGGCCCACGTCTTTTGCACCGTCGTGGCTACCGCCTTTCGTAATGTGCACGCGACAGCGCCCGGGTGCTGATTCAACAACCTCCCATTCGAAGGAGTCACGATATTCCTGGCGGAACTCCTGGTGCAGCGGCTGAGGCTCGTGGGGAGCAATGATTTCCATCGTTCCCCCGTCGGGAATCATTCCGTAGCGGTGGTGGATGGTATGGTGGCGTTCCTGTTTCGGGATTTCGCGAACATCGTACCGGGTAACGATGGCATCGTCGACGGTCTCGGAGTCCGCAGTCTTGTAAATCTCGACGCGCCACCCGTCGTCGCCGCGACTCACGTACTCCCATTCGATTATGTCGCCGTGCATCGATCGTAGCTCGTGATACAGCGGCTTTGGATCGTGGTCGTTTACGAGTACGAACCCTTCATCCGCGTCCAATTCCTCGAAGATCGTTAGTAGTACCTCGTGACGGCGCTGTGGTTTCAGATCACGTACATCAATGGTCGCGGAGTCCTCATCGTCGAATCGGCCACCAACAGTCAGGGTCAACTCTCGGGGGACTGCATCGGGATCCGCGTACTCCCAATCGATCACCCGTTCCTGTGCAATCTGGTAGCGAACTAACTCGGGATCGATATCTCGATCCGCAACGATACCGAGTTTGTCACCGGTCGCTGCATCGTTTAGGGCCTCAAATAGGTGCTCATGGA
This region includes:
- a CDS encoding DUF4864 domain-containing protein is translated as MSEREYPVVGLPTPSETYGPSDAVALQLDALATNDEPCDNAGIMTAYNFASPANRRSTGPLDRFIAMVQSPQYRPMIDFEEAVRGPIEQDENYAEQRVTITGPDGRTTTYEFGLSVQSVGEFRGCWQTDRVVVV
- a CDS encoding chromosome partitioning protein ParA, translated to MLTYTVYSEAGGVGKTTMAANLAVADARAGHDVLAIDMDPQEGSLSFLFDVADRRTDSEADSLVRHLVERPRGPFADLIESSEGVDVLPAHNSLEVLSKHLRRREEEAADFGENWNPNVQLLRVLKDAGVPSEYDTVIIDPPATADVKLYNALHATRNLVIPFEPSGKGQQSVEGLADLVTGLEDTLDINVGVLAAVPNRFKGTNDQEEMLKRLRAESYDIPVVFRERTSLLEGCWRKQCSAFKYIEEHRSRERDYEIETLEQFEKLAARLRQTREQEATA
- a CDS encoding 5-oxoprolinase — its product is MNDEATTPSDEQEAIDPVTLEILRNQLESVATEMGHVLIRGAYSPNIKERQDCSTALFDASGRMVAQAEHIPVHLGAMPDAVDVVLQKDPKPGDVFIVNDPFAGGTHLPDITLVSTIAPNDEVIGYAVSRAHHADVGGSSPGSMPPGAQEIYEEGLRLPAVRLVDGGEPNAAVHDLIRANVRTPDEREADLRAQRAANERAEERIGELLEEHGSILLDAFDAVIEYSRERVEAELDALPDGTYRAQDILEGDGVTDDDIPVEVAVTIDEASISVDFAGTAEQVAGNLNAPLSVAKSAVYFVVRAITDPEIPPNHGCYEPVSVSAPEGSVLNPDAPAAVVGGNVETSQRVMDVTLAALATAVPDRVPAGGQGTMNNLIIGDRTGDFTYYETIGGGFGARPEKDGMDGVQVGMTNTLNTPVEAMETEYPLRVERYALRPSSGGDGRYRGGLGLERTVTVETDATVSLLTERRRTAPDGIDGGKDGATGENLVDGEPVPAKASVDVEAGSTISVRTPGGGGHGNPAERDPEARERDRRDGKVADR
- a CDS encoding histidine kinase, which codes for MAPLRDALIETMLLDEEQFRRRLPDLVETHQLRTVGPDHAEDSPADIIRSLDGFETSSVTSFEREYIAKMVRLGTGPLGLTLTGPAYQDNPVRYATQTFQEMTGYSLATLRGENLRLLQGPATDPEAVATLQEGVDIWERRTVELWNYRADGTRFRNRVTIVPLSGPDGSITNWLGVQKAIDTADGSLLVAQSADTS
- a CDS encoding integrase — its product is MTEVRYSTMDLADCKSFYREAVVPAMKEDGFNPTAETPTYAWLNRQFPGFVKHLQRRFDLSPGQFYDEIGVPEAPIESGSFEFLADNTQRAVEEYLAELSTRRGRADATIETRRSILRRYMKVYTNIHDTKDLLAPLENPDERVAEMDRVAATFDALDQLDEALTTLASRRKYVQDTRQFYKHLVMFGTAAYNPLADLEIRFGWDTTPSWDNQALDRDAVQRLYTAASELRDRFIVVACCGWGLRPSEVASLHIRQLNLDPDDDSHPYIEFGDGERKNGPGTVALLAGLETVERRIEALADSEWSGYLLPSPSAASGHLTAETVRRRFKSVAEAADITVDGATPTPKTGRRFWYTTYGAAVRRVADRFEDVAAEQGSASAQVVLDNYLSESEARSHRRAEMHETLAGLFTE